In one window of Mesoplodon densirostris isolate mMesDen1 chromosome 4, mMesDen1 primary haplotype, whole genome shotgun sequence DNA:
- the MAP3K8 gene encoding mitogen-activated protein kinase kinase kinase 8, giving the protein MEFMSTGSDSKEEIDLLMKHLNVSDVIDIMENLYASEEPVAYEPSLMTVCQDSSHKEEGRSDSVLLSGQEGPWLSSVRYGTVEDLLAFANHISNTAKRLYGHRPQESGILLNMVITPQNGRYQIDSDVLLIPWKLTYRNIGSDFIPRGAFGKVYLAQDIKTKKRMACKLIPVDQFKPSDVEIQACFRHENIAELYGVVLWGETVHLFMEAGEGGSVLEKLESCGPMREFEIIWVTKHVLKGLDFLHSKKVIHHDIKPSNIVFMSTKAVLVDFGLSVQMTEEIYFPKDLRGTEIYMSPEVILCRGHSTKADIYSLGATLIHMQTGTPPWVKRYPRSAYPSYLYIIHKQAPPLEDIAEDCSPGMRELMEAALERNPNHRPRAADLLKHDALNPPREDQPRCQSLDSALFERKRLLSRKELELPENIADSSCTGSTEESEMLKRQRSLYIDLGALAGYFNLVRGPPTLEYG; this is encoded by the exons ATGGAGTTCATGAGCACTGGAAGTGACAGCAAAGAAGAAATCGATTTATTAATGAAACATTTGAACGTGTCTGATGTAATAGACATTATGGAAAATCTTTACGCAAGTGAAGAGCCTGTGGCCTACGAACCCAGTCTGATGACTGTGTGTCAGGACAGCAGTCACAAGGAAGAGGGGCGTTCCGACTCTGTGCTGCTCAGCGGCCAGGAGGGGCCTTGGCTGTCATCCGTCCGATACGGAACCGTGGAGGATTTGCTTGcttttgcaaaccacatatccaacACCGCAAAGCGTTTGTACGGACACCGACCACAAGAATCtggaattttattaaatatg gTAATCACTCCCCAGAATGGACGCTATCAGATAGACTCTGATGTTCTTCTCATCCCTTGGAAGCTGACTTACAGGAATATTGGCTCTGATTTTATTCCTCGGGGAGCCTTTGGAAAAGTATACTTAGCACAAGacataaaaactaagaaaagaatGGCATGTAAATTG ATCCCAGTAGACCAATTTAAGCCATCTGACGTGGAAATCCAGGCTTGCTTCCGGCACGAGAACATCGCTGAGTTATACGGCGTGGTTCTATGGGGCGAAACTGTCCATCTCTTTATGGAAGCAGGCGAGGGAGGGTCTGTCCTGGAGAAACTGGAGAGCTGTGGACCCATGAGAGAATTTGAGATTATTTGGGTGACAAAGCATGTTCTCAAGGGACTTGATTTTCTGCACTCAAAGAAAGTGATTCACCATGACATTAAAC CTAGCAACATTGTTTTCATGTCCACAAAAGCTGTTTTGGTGGATTTTGGTCTAAGTGTCCAAATGACTGAAGAGATCTATTTTCCTAAGGACCTGCGAGGAACAGAG atttacaTGAGCCCAGAGGTGATCCTGTGCAGGGGCCATTCGACCAAAGCAGATATCTACAGCCTGGGGGCCACACTCATCCACATGCAGACAGGCACCCCGCCCTGGGTGAAGCGCTACCCACGCTCCGCCTACCCCTCCTACCTGTACATA ATCCACAAACAAGCGCCTCCTTTGGAAGATATTGCTGAAGACTGCAGTCCGGGCATGAGAGAGCTGATGGAGGCCGCCCTGGAGAGGAACCCCAATCACCGGCCCAGGGCAGCAGACCTGCTGAAACATGATGCCCTGAACCCCCCTAGGGAGGATCAGCCCCGCTGTCAGAGCCTGGACTCTGCGCTCTTTGAGCGGAAGCGGCTGCTGAGCCGAAAGGAGTTGGAGCTTCCTGAGAACATTGCGG attcttcatgCACAGGGAGCACTGAGGAATCGGAGATGCTGAAGAGGCAGCGTTCTCTCTACATAGACCTTGGGGCCCTGGCTGGCTATTTCAACCTTGTCCGGGGTCCACCAACACTAGAATACGGCTGA